The following DNA comes from Fervidibacillus albus.
CCTTACTAAAGGAATGATTAAGAATACTTAAAAAGATGGACAGATTAAATTCCTTTGAAAGCTTTTTCTTTTCCGGTAATTGGTCATATATGAGAACATTCATATGAGGAAAATAAAATAAATAATTATACATTTGTTTTATAGTTTTCTCATACATTCTTTTCGTTTCATCGAGGGAATCGTAAGGCTTGCCGAAAACCCAACGGATTCCATTAGTAAGGGATTCCATCGATTCATACACCTTATTTATCCCTTTTTTCATCGTATCCAAATATTCTTTATCCGTATTAATTAAATAGACCTTCTCCTTATCTTCCTTTTTTAATTCGTACAGACAGAACGATTCTTTGTGAAACCAATTTGTCATCATCTTTTTAAAGGGAAGATTGTTAGTCGTTGATCCAACCATACCTATTAAAAAAAACTGTTCAAAAGGAAACAATTCTTGAAACTGGCTTTTAGTCAGTTTAAGATCGTAACCTGTCAATAAATTAGCAAATATATTTTTTACCGATGAAATTGATTCTGTTAATTCTTCAGTGTGTTTACCTATTTTTGTTGACGTGATTTTGTGTAATATTTCCAAAAGTTCATCCGAATTTAAGTTCGGCTTCAAAATATAATCAACAACACCATTTTGAAAGGAAGAACGCACATATTCAAATTGATCAAAACTACTTAAGACAACGATTTCGATTTCGGGGTATTCTCGTTTGATCACTTTAATTAATGACTCACCATCCAAAACTGGCATGACGATATCTGTAATCACAATATGAGGTTGATTCGTTTTAATGATTTGCAGAGCTTCTTTTCCGTTGGCAGCCTCACCGATGACTTCAAACCCTTCCTTTTCCCAGTCAAGTAAATATTTAATTCCTTGTCTAATTAAAAGCTCATCGTCTACAATTAATACTTTTATAAATTCGGCATTCTCCATTTCCTCCACCCCTAAAATAGCAAAATTGAAACCGTTTTCTATATTTTACAATAACTAAGCTCACTAAAGCCACGAATAAAATTTTACTTCTTTTTACTTCAAATATTTATCGGTCAAACAAATTCGGCATGTTCTTTAAAAAAAGAAAGGAAGAGGAATGGATAGAAGCCAATGAAGGAAATTTTAAAATAACAAAAAGGGATATGGAAAATGCCATTATGTCATATTTTTCATACTAATTCCCCCGCATTCAACGGAAACTTCCT
Coding sequences within:
- a CDS encoding response regulator transcription factor, with the protein product MENAEFIKVLIVDDELLIRQGIKYLLDWEKEGFEVIGEAANGKEALQIIKTNQPHIVITDIVMPVLDGESLIKVIKREYPEIEIVVLSSFDQFEYVRSSFQNGVVDYILKPNLNSDELLEILHKITSTKIGKHTEELTESISSVKNIFANLLTGYDLKLTKSQFQELFPFEQFFLIGMVGSTTNNLPFKKMMTNWFHKESFCLYELKKEDKEKVYLINTDKEYLDTMKKGINKVYESMESLTNGIRWVFGKPYDSLDETKRMYEKTIKQMYNYLFYFPHMNVLIYDQLPEKKKLSKEFNLSIFLSILNHSFSKARNYFEAYVNELATQYDRDAFAFKSFLGNIIFNVTVFLGEKGYDEGELEEEQYQYFLQINEANHVVEAIGYVTEYFDKVALIMSHESTEQQNYMQQLLNYIHQHYNQSLSLTDLANKFHFNPTYLSTYFSKHLGEGFSEYVNRLRIEKAKELLKSTKTPIADVSHIVGYSDQSYFSKVFKKIVGLSPSSYRRKWNIGNE